The following are from one region of the Archangium lipolyticum genome:
- a CDS encoding adenylate/guanylate cyclase domain-containing protein produces the protein MSDLLRRASSALFEHTPDGVLVLDSQHRILEANGAAQRLLGESRDALLGRLIAELLPEWTPPGPLAPEDTPREGELVWYGSAGSPRQARVLRVRCVSLPEGLMLLLRDLTAHAEIEASLRQQKEYYESLVLNSPVAIITINLRFTVVSWNPAAERLFGYARQEAVGRNLLRLVAGEGPIREEAETTAREAIQQGKVHTFTRRLRRDGTLLDVELLALPVTVEGEHVGFVAIYHDITELRRLHEQEVAHLRTIQRERERVDQLLLNILPKPVADRLKQGQRIIVENFPDVTVLFADLVDFTHFSTQHTPPDVLQVLNMVFSVFDQLTDELGVEKVKTIGDAYMAVGGLSLPRSDHAEAMASLALAMRAELLKLGAQLQIPLHLRIGIHSGPVIAGVIGDKKFAYDLWGDTVNTASRMESHGVVDGIHVTEAVHERLRGRYRFQDQGVTHVKGKGPMRTWLLLGAE, from the coding sequence ATGTCCGACCTGCTTCGCCGCGCCTCCTCCGCCCTCTTCGAGCACACACCCGACGGCGTGCTGGTGCTCGATTCACAGCACCGGATCCTGGAGGCCAACGGTGCCGCGCAGCGGTTGCTTGGCGAGTCTCGCGACGCGCTCCTGGGCAGGCTCATCGCGGAGCTGTTGCCGGAGTGGACTCCTCCCGGGCCCCTGGCTCCGGAGGACACTCCCCGGGAGGGGGAGCTCGTCTGGTACGGGTCCGCGGGGTCGCCGCGTCAGGCGCGCGTGCTGCGCGTCCGGTGCGTGTCCCTTCCGGAAGGGTTGATGCTGCTGCTGCGCGACCTGACGGCACACGCGGAGATCGAGGCCTCGCTGCGCCAGCAGAAGGAGTATTACGAGTCGCTGGTCCTCAACAGCCCGGTGGCCATCATCACCATCAATCTCCGGTTCACCGTGGTGTCCTGGAACCCGGCGGCGGAGCGGTTGTTCGGCTACGCGCGGCAGGAGGCGGTCGGACGCAACCTCTTGAGGCTGGTGGCCGGAGAGGGGCCGATCCGGGAGGAGGCCGAGACCACCGCGCGCGAGGCCATCCAACAGGGCAAGGTCCACACCTTCACCCGGCGCCTGCGCAGGGATGGGACGCTGCTGGACGTCGAGCTCCTGGCGCTGCCGGTGACGGTGGAGGGGGAGCACGTGGGGTTCGTGGCCATCTACCACGACATCACCGAGCTCCGCCGGCTGCACGAGCAGGAGGTGGCGCACCTGCGCACCATCCAGCGCGAGCGCGAGCGGGTGGATCAGCTCCTGCTCAACATCCTGCCCAAGCCCGTGGCCGACCGGCTCAAGCAGGGCCAGCGGATCATCGTGGAGAACTTCCCGGACGTCACCGTGCTGTTCGCCGACCTGGTGGACTTCACCCATTTCTCCACCCAGCACACGCCGCCGGACGTGTTGCAGGTGCTGAACATGGTCTTCTCGGTGTTCGACCAGCTCACGGACGAGCTCGGGGTGGAGAAGGTGAAGACGATTGGCGACGCGTACATGGCGGTGGGCGGGCTGTCGCTGCCCCGGAGCGACCATGCCGAGGCCATGGCGAGCCTGGCGCTGGCCATGCGCGCCGAGCTCCTGAAGCTGGGCGCGCAGTTGCAGATCCCCCTGCATCTGCGCATCGGCATCCACTCGGGCCCGGTGATCGCCGGGGTCATCGGTGACAAGAAGTTCGCCTATGATCTCTGGGGAGACACGGTCAACACGGCGAGCCGGATGGAGTCCCACGGCGTGGTGGATGGCATCCATGTCACCGAGGCGGTCCACGAGCGGTTGAGAGGCCGCTACCGCTTCCAGGACCAGGGTGTGACGCACGTGAAGGGGAAGGGGCCCATGCGTACCTGGTTGCTGCTCGGCGCGGAGTGA
- a CDS encoding phosphotransferase: MTVEDCLPADLRGPTTAITRIAAGLSGAGVYRVEATGQPFVLKIAGESENDADWRRELHIQRLAADAGLAPRIVHVDEARRAVLTAFVTDRSFAAFYRDPSTHEAALTLLGRTVRRIHALPLPADARMRDPREFLSQIWNGFLTGFALPVFVGDTVQRVLAGNPPASERALVLGHNDLNPTNFVYDGEAIQILDWATAGPTDAFYDLAVISVFLRMDEGTTLRLLSAYDDRRFVELPNRFIYTRRLAATLAGTMQLYLARQMKHAGATGAETLDSTPSLGEFYQRMMAGALKLGTADGHWWFGLALLKEGLAL, from the coding sequence ATGACCGTCGAAGACTGCTTGCCCGCGGACCTCAGAGGGCCCACCACCGCCATCACCCGGATCGCCGCAGGGCTCTCGGGCGCCGGCGTCTACCGTGTCGAGGCCACCGGCCAGCCGTTCGTGCTCAAGATCGCTGGCGAGTCCGAGAACGACGCGGACTGGCGCCGCGAGCTCCACATCCAGCGGCTCGCCGCCGATGCGGGCCTCGCGCCTCGCATCGTCCACGTCGACGAGGCGCGGCGCGCGGTCTTGACCGCCTTCGTCACCGACCGTTCGTTCGCGGCCTTCTACCGGGACCCGAGCACCCACGAAGCCGCGCTCACCCTCCTCGGCCGCACCGTGCGCCGCATCCACGCGCTCCCCCTCCCCGCCGACGCGCGCATGCGCGATCCCCGCGAGTTCCTCTCCCAGATCTGGAACGGCTTCCTGACCGGCTTCGCCCTCCCGGTCTTCGTCGGCGACACGGTCCAGCGCGTGCTCGCAGGGAATCCACCGGCCAGCGAACGCGCCCTGGTCCTCGGCCACAACGACCTCAACCCCACCAACTTCGTCTACGACGGCGAGGCGATCCAGATCCTCGACTGGGCCACCGCCGGGCCGACGGACGCCTTCTACGATCTCGCGGTGATCTCCGTCTTCCTGCGCATGGACGAGGGCACCACCCTGCGGCTGCTCTCGGCCTACGACGACAGGCGGTTCGTCGAGCTCCCCAACCGCTTCATCTACACCCGCCGCCTGGCGGCGACGCTCGCCGGCACGATGCAGCTGTACCTCGCCCGCCAGATGAAGCACGCGGGGGCCACCGGCGCGGAGACGCTCGACTCCACCCCCTCGCTCGGTGAGTTCTATCAACGGATGATGGCCGGAGCGCTGAAGCTTGGCACGGCGGATGGCCACTGGTGGTTCGGTCTCGCCCTGCTCAAGGAAGGCCTGGCATTGTGA
- a CDS encoding vWA domain-containing protein, whose translation MPSSKLNRLTRWGSAALALGLVPGCSTSQHRSTGGSLTQSMEWQSESSSPQEQAEAPVVAEAVASAPPEAAPEQDADDAQRFGAAKRKAEAAPAKSMPAPSTAGGVVVAREMAIRAGPSGAVAAGAPTPPPPPPAAKRVPPASPLSQPEPPSPGNTFAEHAPNAFTETAVDRFSTFAVDVDTASYAVSRRYLNQGALPPRPAVRVEEFVNYFKYRYAPPEQGAFTVHLEGAPSPFNANRHFVRVGVQGKVVSRSQRKPAHLVFLVDTSGSMSQPDKLPLAKEAMKIAVKNLNENDTVAIVTYAGSTRDVLSPTAATDLERIYKAIDSLESGGGTSMGTGMELAYKHAVKKVSGNVVSRVVVLTDGDANIGPNLSADAMLNSIQGYVKEGVTLSAIGFGMGNYRDDLMEKLADKGNGNCFYIDSYKEAKKVFEQQLTGTLEVIAKDVKIQVEFDPKVVSRYRLVGYENRDIADKDFRNDKVDAGEIGAGHSVTAMYEVELTGEKAPLGTVRIRAKAPNGTEAAEQAFPFEQKMMRASLDTASADFRFALSVAATADVLRGSPNAQGWNLATVQKLAEGATEGQADREEFAKLVVKTRGLMGNAMARDGR comes from the coding sequence ATGCCCTCGTCCAAGCTGAACCGCCTGACCCGCTGGGGAAGTGCCGCCCTCGCCCTGGGCCTCGTCCCCGGCTGCAGCACGTCCCAGCACAGGTCCACCGGAGGAAGCCTCACACAGTCCATGGAGTGGCAGTCCGAATCGAGCTCGCCCCAGGAGCAGGCCGAGGCCCCTGTTGTGGCCGAGGCCGTCGCGTCCGCGCCGCCCGAGGCCGCTCCGGAGCAGGATGCCGATGATGCACAGCGGTTCGGGGCCGCCAAGAGGAAGGCCGAGGCCGCTCCGGCGAAGTCGATGCCGGCCCCGTCCACCGCTGGGGGCGTCGTGGTGGCCCGGGAGATGGCGATTCGCGCCGGACCGTCAGGCGCGGTAGCCGCCGGTGCCCCCACCCCGCCGCCTCCACCTCCGGCGGCGAAGAGGGTGCCGCCGGCGAGCCCCCTCTCACAGCCGGAGCCGCCGTCCCCGGGCAACACCTTCGCCGAGCACGCCCCCAACGCCTTCACCGAGACCGCCGTGGATCGCTTCTCCACCTTCGCGGTGGACGTGGACACGGCGTCGTACGCGGTATCGCGCCGCTACCTGAACCAGGGAGCCCTGCCACCGCGTCCGGCCGTCCGGGTCGAGGAGTTCGTCAACTACTTCAAATACCGCTACGCCCCGCCCGAGCAGGGGGCCTTCACGGTGCACCTGGAGGGCGCGCCCTCTCCGTTCAACGCCAACCGCCACTTCGTGCGCGTGGGTGTACAGGGCAAGGTCGTCTCGCGCTCGCAGCGCAAGCCCGCGCACCTGGTCTTCCTGGTGGACACCAGCGGCTCCATGAGCCAGCCGGACAAGCTGCCGCTGGCCAAGGAGGCGATGAAGATCGCGGTGAAGAACCTCAACGAGAACGACACGGTGGCCATCGTCACCTACGCGGGGAGCACCCGGGACGTGCTCTCGCCCACCGCGGCCACCGACCTGGAGCGCATCTACAAGGCCATCGACTCGCTGGAGTCCGGCGGTGGCACGTCCATGGGCACGGGCATGGAGCTGGCGTACAAGCACGCGGTGAAGAAGGTGTCGGGCAACGTGGTGTCGCGCGTCGTCGTGCTCACGGACGGTGACGCCAACATCGGCCCCAACCTGTCCGCGGACGCCATGCTCAACAGCATCCAGGGCTACGTGAAGGAGGGCGTCACCCTGTCCGCCATCGGCTTCGGCATGGGCAACTACCGTGACGACTTGATGGAGAAGCTGGCCGACAAGGGCAACGGCAACTGCTTCTACATCGACAGCTACAAGGAGGCGAAGAAGGTCTTCGAGCAGCAGCTCACGGGCACGCTGGAGGTCATCGCCAAGGACGTGAAGATCCAGGTGGAGTTCGACCCCAAGGTGGTGAGCCGGTACCGGCTGGTGGGCTACGAGAACCGGGACATCGCCGACAAGGACTTCCGCAACGACAAGGTGGACGCGGGAGAGATTGGCGCGGGCCACAGCGTGACGGCGATGTACGAGGTGGAGCTGACGGGCGAGAAGGCGCCGCTGGGCACGGTGCGCATCCGCGCCAAGGCGCCCAACGGCACCGAGGCCGCCGAGCAGGCCTTCCCCTTCGAGCAGAAGATGATGCGGGCCTCGCTGGACACGGCCTCGGCGGACTTCCGCTTCGCGCTGTCGGTGGCGGCCACCGCGGACGTGCTGCGCGGCAGCCCGAACGCCCAGGGTTGGAACCTGGCCACCGTGCAGAAGCTCGCCGAGGGCGCCACCGAGGGCCAGGCGGACCGCGAGGAGTTCGCGAAGCTGGTGGTGAAGACGCGCGGCCTCATGGGCAACGCCATGGCTCGCGACGGCCGCTGA
- a CDS encoding AbrB family transcriptional regulator — translation MRYLARRMSKDSGTGERVRPRSWAVMAATLLGAALGEWLHVPAGALLGAMLVSLVAALSLSVHVPVPRLLLLGAQAVLGAAICSSFNPSAWSALAEHWPVALVNVVGVVAIGLGVALVFSRLGGVDVRTATLGLMPGGASAMVALSEELGADARLVTLFQYLRLGIVILVAAAVGRWAGGAPDSRVAAVAALPGDPSPWLAWGVTAFVAVIGGAVGLWLKLPAGAFLGPLVLGIPLSALGLPIGAWPPGVLPLSLWALGVRVGSHFDEAAVHELKRVALGALVAAVAMVGGCLLLAWGWSAVSGVDLLTTYFATSPGGADSVLAIALETRASLSLVLAVQVGRLLFVFLVAPTFLRRMAASGA, via the coding sequence GTGCGCTACCTTGCGCGCCGCATGTCGAAGGACTCCGGGACTGGTGAGCGGGTACGCCCCCGTTCATGGGCGGTGATGGCGGCGACCCTGCTGGGCGCCGCCCTGGGCGAGTGGCTCCATGTGCCCGCGGGCGCGCTCCTCGGCGCGATGCTGGTGTCGCTCGTGGCGGCCCTCTCGTTGTCGGTGCACGTCCCCGTGCCGCGACTTCTGCTGCTGGGGGCGCAGGCCGTGTTGGGCGCGGCCATCTGCTCCTCCTTCAACCCCTCCGCGTGGAGCGCGCTCGCGGAGCACTGGCCCGTCGCGCTCGTCAACGTGGTGGGGGTGGTGGCCATCGGCCTGGGGGTGGCGCTCGTCTTCAGCCGGCTGGGCGGCGTGGATGTCCGCACCGCCACCCTCGGCCTGATGCCGGGGGGCGCCTCGGCGATGGTGGCCCTGAGCGAGGAGCTCGGCGCCGACGCCCGGCTGGTGACGCTCTTCCAGTACCTGCGTCTGGGCATCGTCATCCTCGTGGCGGCGGCGGTGGGCAGGTGGGCGGGTGGTGCTCCGGATTCGCGGGTGGCCGCTGTCGCGGCGCTACCCGGGGACCCGTCTCCCTGGCTGGCGTGGGGCGTGACGGCGTTCGTCGCCGTCATCGGTGGAGCGGTGGGCCTCTGGCTGAAGCTTCCGGCCGGCGCCTTCCTCGGGCCCCTGGTGCTGGGAATCCCCCTCTCGGCCCTGGGCCTTCCGATAGGGGCCTGGCCTCCGGGGGTGCTGCCCCTCTCTCTGTGGGCGCTCGGGGTGCGCGTGGGCAGCCACTTCGACGAAGCGGCCGTGCATGAGCTGAAGCGTGTCGCCCTCGGCGCCCTCGTGGCCGCGGTGGCAATGGTGGGGGGCTGTCTCCTCCTCGCCTGGGGCTGGTCGGCCGTGAGCGGGGTGGATCTGCTCACCACCTATTTCGCCACCTCGCCGGGTGGAGCCGACTCCGTGCTCGCCATCGCCCTCGAGACCCGCGCCAGCCTCTCCCTGGTGCTCGCCGTGCAGGTGGGGCGCCTCCTCTTCGTCTTCCTCGTCGCCCCCACCTTCCTGCGCCGCATGGCCGCAAGTGGCGCATAG
- a CDS encoding M2 family metallopeptidase, whose product MPPAEAARRSAESQPAATAPATAEGARQFTQRVNEDLRRLWTRQATAEWIKSTYITDDTERNAATINEEVMAYLNQAIKEAARFKDVQGLDADSARMLHLLRVSSALPAPSDAQKRAELASIAAKLEGLYGKGKYCGKDGKGQCKDLGELSDVMAKSRKYDELLEAWVGWHAISREMRPLYQRQVDISNEGAREIGFADLGSLWRSNYDMPPEAFEQEAQRLWGQVKPLYDELHCYVRARLAKQYGEDKVPAGKAIPAHLLGNMWAQEWNNIYNLVEPYKGQPSLDVDAELKRQNYDAIRMVKTGEGFFTSLGLQQLPETFWQRSQFTKPRDRDVVCHASAWDVTYDNDLRIKMCIKPTEEDLVTIHHELGHNYYYTNYYKLPVLYQQGAHDGFHEAIGDAITLSITPGYLKQMGLLKEVPQGDKGLINLQMKDAMEKVAFLPFGLLVDQWRWEVFSGRVKPEDYNKSWWALREKYQGVRAPVERTEQDFDPGAKYHVPANVPYTRYFLARILQFQFHRALCQAAGHQGALHECSIYGNKEAGKRLQAMLAMGSSKPWPDALQALTGQREMDASALLEYFTPLRRWLQEQNKGQKCGW is encoded by the coding sequence ATGCCGCCCGCGGAGGCGGCGCGGAGGTCCGCCGAGTCCCAGCCCGCGGCCACCGCCCCGGCCACCGCCGAGGGGGCGCGCCAGTTCACCCAGCGCGTGAACGAGGATCTCCGGCGTTTGTGGACGAGGCAGGCCACAGCCGAGTGGATCAAGTCCACGTACATCACCGACGACACCGAGCGGAACGCGGCCACGATCAACGAGGAGGTGATGGCCTACCTCAACCAGGCCATCAAGGAGGCGGCGCGCTTCAAGGACGTGCAGGGGCTGGACGCGGACAGCGCGCGCATGCTGCACCTGTTGCGCGTGTCCTCGGCGCTGCCGGCGCCGAGCGACGCGCAGAAGCGCGCGGAGCTGGCCTCCATCGCCGCGAAGCTCGAGGGCCTCTACGGCAAGGGCAAGTACTGCGGCAAGGACGGCAAGGGCCAGTGCAAGGATCTGGGTGAGCTGTCGGACGTGATGGCCAAGAGCCGCAAGTACGACGAGCTGCTCGAGGCCTGGGTGGGCTGGCACGCCATCTCGCGGGAGATGCGCCCGCTCTACCAGCGCCAGGTGGACATCTCCAACGAGGGGGCCCGGGAGATCGGCTTCGCGGACCTGGGCTCGCTCTGGCGCTCCAACTACGACATGCCGCCCGAGGCCTTCGAGCAGGAGGCCCAGCGGCTGTGGGGGCAGGTGAAGCCCCTCTATGACGAGCTGCACTGCTACGTGCGCGCCCGCCTCGCGAAGCAGTACGGCGAGGACAAGGTGCCCGCGGGCAAGGCCATTCCCGCGCACCTGCTCGGCAACATGTGGGCGCAGGAGTGGAACAACATCTACAACCTGGTGGAGCCCTACAAGGGGCAGCCCAGCCTGGACGTGGACGCCGAGCTGAAGCGGCAGAACTACGATGCCATCCGCATGGTGAAGACGGGCGAGGGCTTCTTCACCTCGCTGGGGCTGCAGCAGCTCCCGGAGACGTTCTGGCAGCGCTCGCAGTTCACCAAGCCGCGCGACCGCGACGTGGTGTGCCACGCCAGCGCCTGGGACGTCACCTACGACAACGACCTGCGCATCAAGATGTGCATCAAGCCCACCGAGGAGGATCTGGTCACCATCCACCACGAGCTGGGCCACAACTACTACTACACGAACTACTACAAGCTCCCGGTGCTCTATCAGCAGGGCGCGCATGACGGCTTCCACGAGGCCATCGGCGATGCGATCACCCTCTCCATCACCCCGGGCTACCTCAAGCAGATGGGCCTCTTGAAGGAGGTGCCGCAGGGCGACAAGGGCCTCATCAACCTGCAGATGAAGGACGCGATGGAGAAGGTGGCCTTCCTGCCCTTCGGCCTGCTGGTGGACCAGTGGCGCTGGGAGGTCTTCTCCGGGCGGGTGAAGCCGGAGGACTACAACAAGTCCTGGTGGGCGCTGCGCGAGAAGTACCAGGGCGTGCGCGCGCCGGTGGAGCGCACGGAGCAGGACTTCGATCCGGGCGCCAAGTACCACGTCCCCGCCAACGTCCCCTACACGCGCTACTTCCTGGCGCGCATCCTCCAGTTCCAGTTCCACCGCGCGCTCTGCCAGGCCGCCGGCCACCAGGGGGCACTCCACGAGTGCTCCATCTACGGCAACAAGGAGGCCGGGAAGCGGCTCCAGGCCATGCTGGCGATGGGCTCGAGCAAGCCCTGGCCGGATGCGCTCCAGGCCCTCACCGGCCAGCGCGAGATGGATGCCTCGGCCCTCCTCGAGTACTTCACCCCGCTGCGCCGTTGGCTGCAGGAGCAGAACAAGGGACAAAAGTGCGGTTGGTAG
- a CDS encoding LysM peptidoglycan-binding domain-containing protein, giving the protein MPTYTVKKNDTLSGIAAKHGVTLSALLKANPKLNKANLIRIGQQINIPAGGKVVKPKVVESSGGTQKTPDQKAAWVKMKFDGKTLSILSYKTDRLVLAVPSISGLPAHSKRLRDLITKEKRTDLDLNKDYTGPDSQDVKDAGPIPEDDYSLKLTKTMSFQKTSADGQGWGVGGWRLNEDLSGRWDNLFGGRSGFFLHHDGGQRGTSGCIGVKSGTDIERIKKLLIEAHKNGQESVNVEVDYD; this is encoded by the coding sequence ATGCCCACCTATACGGTCAAGAAGAACGACACCCTCAGCGGCATTGCGGCGAAGCATGGCGTGACGCTTTCTGCCTTATTGAAGGCGAACCCCAAGCTCAATAAAGCCAACCTCATCCGTATCGGACAGCAAATCAACATCCCTGCTGGCGGCAAGGTGGTGAAGCCCAAGGTGGTGGAGTCCTCTGGAGGCACGCAGAAGACGCCGGACCAGAAAGCGGCGTGGGTGAAGATGAAGTTCGATGGGAAGACCCTGTCGATTCTTTCCTACAAGACAGACAGACTCGTCCTGGCGGTGCCCTCCATCTCTGGCCTTCCCGCCCACTCGAAGCGCCTGCGCGACTTGATCACAAAGGAGAAGCGGACGGACCTGGATCTCAACAAGGACTACACTGGGCCGGACAGCCAGGACGTCAAGGACGCGGGACCGATCCCGGAAGACGACTACAGCCTGAAGCTGACCAAGACCATGAGCTTCCAGAAGACGTCTGCCGACGGGCAGGGGTGGGGCGTCGGCGGCTGGCGGCTGAACGAGGACCTGTCGGGGAGATGGGACAATCTCTTTGGCGGCCGCTCAGGCTTCTTCCTGCACCATGATGGTGGACAGCGGGGAACGAGCGGGTGCATCGGCGTGAAGTCCGGGACAGACATCGAGCGGATCAAGAAGCTCCTGATCGAGGCGCACAAGAATGGCCAGGAATCGGTGAATGTCGAGGTTGACTATGACTAA
- a CDS encoding cold-shock protein: MATGIVKWFNDAKGFGFITQDGGGEDVFCHHSAINMDGFRTLAEGQRVEFEVTRGPKGLQAQNVRPA; encoded by the coding sequence ATGGCGACTGGTATTGTGAAGTGGTTCAACGATGCGAAGGGGTTCGGATTCATCACGCAGGACGGCGGTGGCGAGGACGTGTTCTGCCACCACTCCGCCATCAACATGGATGGCTTCCGCACCCTGGCCGAGGGCCAGCGGGTCGAGTTCGAGGTGACCCGGGGTCCCAAGGGACTGCAGGCGCAGAACGTGCGTCCCGCCTAG
- a CDS encoding DUF3105 domain-containing protein produces MSPLQRTLPVLLLSPLLACGPSKPDCSRFEIPLSPPPSSTSHVACTSTACGDGQNPPTSGPHCADTLRCRVHDTEQSRCLWLHNLEHGHAVFLYNCPEGCPDIVAALESARQQARVGSNGAIRALVAPDSRIPTRVAALLWRRAWVSDTPDPEALQCLLELQDEEAPEAGLACLP; encoded by the coding sequence ATGTCCCCGCTCCAACGCACCCTTCCCGTCCTCCTCTTGAGTCCCCTGCTCGCCTGCGGCCCGAGCAAGCCCGACTGCTCCCGCTTCGAGATTCCCCTCTCGCCGCCCCCGTCATCCACGAGCCACGTCGCCTGCACGAGCACGGCGTGCGGGGACGGCCAGAACCCGCCCACCAGTGGCCCCCACTGCGCGGACACCCTGCGCTGCCGGGTCCACGACACGGAGCAGAGCCGGTGCCTGTGGCTGCACAACCTGGAGCACGGGCACGCGGTCTTCCTCTACAACTGCCCCGAGGGCTGCCCCGACATCGTGGCCGCCCTGGAGTCGGCCCGGCAGCAGGCCAGGGTCGGAAGCAACGGGGCCATCCGCGCCCTGGTCGCCCCGGACTCGCGCATCCCCACGCGTGTGGCCGCCCTGCTGTGGCGGCGGGCCTGGGTTTCGGACACGCCGGACCCGGAGGCCCTGCAATGCCTGCTGGAGCTCCAGGACGAAGAGGCCCCCGAGGCCGGGCTGGCATGCCTCCCATGA
- the uvsE gene encoding UV DNA damage repair endonuclease UvsE, which yields MREGLSSYRLGYVANCLSLEVGASHTCRLAGATPERLEALIEQNLSELEQILLFNEARGIELFRIGSSLIPFGSHPVNTLKWWRKYAREFDRLGHIARRSRQRLSMHPSPAGASLTSVHQRVRDAAIAELRYSARVLDLLGQGPEARVVLHLGGAAPSRPEALDNAHRMLDAMPEELRNRIVIEHDDKVWSAREVAPLARAHGLPWLADNLHNAIKPSEPEMPLAELLRESAASWRALDLRPKFHLASQKPDGRPGAHADRIDPRDFRAVVAALDGPADLMLEAKDKDLALFALRQEAESVLQPVSV from the coding sequence GTGCGAGAAGGACTCTCTTCATATCGGCTCGGCTACGTCGCCAACTGTCTCTCGCTCGAGGTGGGGGCGAGCCATACGTGCCGGCTCGCGGGCGCCACTCCCGAGCGGCTCGAGGCGCTCATCGAGCAGAACCTCTCCGAGCTCGAGCAGATCCTCCTGTTCAACGAGGCGCGAGGCATCGAGCTGTTCCGCATCGGCTCCTCGCTCATCCCGTTCGGCTCACACCCCGTCAACACGTTGAAGTGGTGGCGCAAGTACGCCCGTGAGTTCGATCGCCTGGGGCACATCGCCCGGCGCTCGCGCCAGCGGCTCTCGATGCATCCCTCGCCGGCGGGGGCGTCGCTGACGTCCGTGCACCAGCGGGTGCGCGATGCGGCGATCGCCGAGCTGCGCTACAGCGCCCGCGTGTTGGACCTGCTCGGCCAGGGGCCCGAGGCGCGCGTGGTGCTCCACCTCGGGGGCGCGGCGCCGAGCCGGCCCGAGGCGCTGGACAACGCGCACCGCATGCTGGACGCCATGCCCGAGGAGTTGCGCAACCGGATCGTCATCGAGCACGACGACAAGGTCTGGTCGGCGCGCGAGGTGGCCCCGCTGGCCCGGGCACACGGGCTGCCCTGGCTGGCGGACAACCTGCACAACGCCATCAAACCCTCGGAGCCGGAGATGCCGCTGGCGGAGCTGCTGCGCGAGTCGGCGGCCTCATGGCGGGCGTTGGACCTGCGGCCCAAGTTCCACCTGGCGAGCCAGAAGCCGGACGGCAGACCGGGAGCGCACGCGGACCGGATCGATCCCCGGGACTTCCGGGCGGTGGTGGCGGCGCTGGATGGCCCGGCGGACCTGATGCTGGAGGCCAAGGACAAGGACCTGGCCCTCTTCGCACTGCGTCAAGAAGCGGAGTCGGTGCTCCAACCCGTCTCCGTGTAG
- a CDS encoding HAD-IG family 5'-nucleotidase, producing MPRPCWEDGFGGGCLYSSRVSNFLHDSPTQYYRSPRELMPHGMAGAWMAKL from the coding sequence TTGCCGCGCCCCTGCTGGGAGGACGGCTTTGGGGGGGGATGCCTGTACTCGAGCCGGGTCTCCAACTTCCTGCACGACTCGCCCACGCAGTACTACCGCTCCCCGCGCGAGCTGATGCCGCACGGGATGGCGGGTGCATGGATGGCGAAGCTGTAG
- a CDS encoding DUF1624 domain-containing protein, producing the protein MNPLPTTERVRAIDWLRGIAVLFMIQCHALVLLRPDLRQSGTTKFLLKMDGLVAPAFLFSAGFALALLLVRSAPSGKHGERLGRNFRRALQVLGVATLVNWMWFPLFREPRWLVRMDILHCVGLSLLIVLPIAAALASRPRVLQGVALALALVTFFLSPLGEAARGPWAYLLNKTTGAVFPLLPWLGFTWLGAYAGAVAGERGRAGLVRALLFLIGLGLVGSLAAEPLRDLYPPHKFFVTNPSNAAERWLWVCIVLLGLVGLEWRTASSAPPSRVRRFVETFGTSSMSAYFFHEALLYFRIFGFSFEKVWGNQSGWARYALLTGVLICLTYGLCLALDRVRNAVRQGVRLLLENLPGSVGEKFARPR; encoded by the coding sequence ATGAACCCCTTACCCACCACCGAGCGCGTCCGCGCCATCGACTGGCTGCGTGGCATCGCGGTGCTGTTCATGATCCAGTGCCACGCGCTGGTGCTGCTGCGCCCGGATCTGCGCCAGAGCGGGACGACGAAGTTCCTCCTCAAGATGGACGGACTGGTCGCCCCGGCGTTCCTCTTCTCGGCGGGCTTCGCGCTCGCGCTGCTGCTGGTCCGCAGCGCACCGAGTGGCAAGCACGGCGAGCGGCTCGGGCGAAACTTCCGCCGAGCCCTCCAGGTGCTCGGCGTGGCCACGCTCGTCAACTGGATGTGGTTCCCCCTCTTCCGCGAGCCCCGGTGGCTCGTGCGCATGGACATCCTCCACTGCGTGGGGCTGTCGCTGCTGATCGTCCTGCCCATCGCCGCCGCGCTGGCCTCGCGGCCCCGGGTGCTACAGGGTGTGGCCCTCGCACTGGCGCTCGTCACCTTCTTCCTCTCGCCGCTCGGCGAGGCCGCGCGAGGACCGTGGGCCTACCTGCTCAACAAGACCACCGGGGCCGTGTTCCCCCTCCTGCCATGGCTCGGCTTCACCTGGCTCGGGGCGTATGCCGGGGCGGTGGCCGGTGAGCGGGGCCGCGCCGGGCTCGTCCGGGCGCTGCTCTTCCTCATCGGGCTCGGGCTCGTGGGCTCGCTGGCGGCCGAGCCCCTGCGCGACTTGTACCCGCCGCACAAATTCTTCGTCACCAACCCCTCCAACGCGGCCGAACGGTGGCTCTGGGTGTGCATCGTGCTGCTCGGGCTGGTGGGGCTGGAGTGGCGGACGGCCTCGAGCGCCCCGCCCTCCCGCGTGCGCCGCTTCGTGGAGACGTTCGGCACCTCGTCCATGTCCGCGTACTTCTTCCACGAGGCGCTGCTCTACTTCCGCATCTTCGGCTTCAGCTTCGAGAAGGTGTGGGGAAACCAAAGTGGCTGGGCGCGGTACGCGCTGCTGACGGGGGTGCTCATCTGCCTGACGTACGGGCTGTGCCTCGCGCTGGACCGGGTGCGGAACGCCGTGCGACAGGGAGTGCGCCTCCTGCTGGAGAACCTCCCCGGGAGCGTTGGGGAAAAATTCGCCAGGCCCCGTTAG